AACTTGAGACATGGGTTCCTCCCCAATGGTGCAGAGTTAAACGCCTTAGCGCAGAAGTCCTATACGAAAGGTTAGTTTGATGACCCTTTGCACGCAAATTGTGATGCAAGGGGCTGATATACCTATGGCCGGACAAAGATTTTGGGGAGACAAACATGTTCAAAAGAACCTTAGGAACGTTGCTCACCGCAGCGACATTGTGCCTTTCCACCACCGCTTGGGCCGCGCCTTTGGCGTCACCTGAGAATGAAGTCATTCTTACTGTCAGCGGTGAACTCGCACAGGTGAATGCCGGGGGTACGGCGCAATTTGACCTAGCTATGATCAAAGGACTGCCGGCCGTAGAGTTGGTAACAGAGACCATCTGGACTGAAGGCTCGCAAACCTTTGTTGGCACGCCGTTGCATGAAATCACGACCGCGCTCGGTGTGGAAGCCGGCACACTTAAGGCTTACGCCGTGAACGACTACGCCGTCGAAATCCCAGTGACTGATGCTGTCGAGGGCGGTCCAATCGTGGCTTATCTGCACAACGGAGCCGAAATGTCGCTGCGCGACAAGGGTCCGCTTTGGATTATCTATCCTTACGACACCAATCCAAGCTACAAATCAGAAACCTACTATTCCCGAAGCATTTGGCAGCTTGACCGGATCGAGGTCATTCCTGCTCAGTGAGGAAGACGCCGATCGCTACTGAACAGCCCTCGAAACGTTCCGTTTGGCTCAGAACCATACTCCTTGGCGCGATGGTTGTGGTCTTTTTGACCCAGTCGATTGTGCTTGGGCGTGTGGTTCGGGAGCAATTGGACCGACTGGCCACTGCGCGCACAGACAATGTTCAGTGGAACCTTGCCCAGATTGAGGTTGATCTACTTCAACTGCAACTGGCCATGGAAAGGGCCAACGTCGAGGGTATCCCTGCCCTGCGGGAAATGCGCAAAAGATTCGATATCTTCTACAGCCGGCATGCCATCATTTCGCAAAGCCCAATCTATGCGGAACTGCGTGAGAACGCGCGAAACAAAGTGCGTCTTCGTTACTTCAAAGCTTATCTGGATCAAGCCATCCCGTTGGTGGACGGCCCTGACGAAATTCTCCTGACGCGCATGGATGATCTACTTGCGGCGTCAGACATTTTGCATCGCGATGTACGAGCGCTTGCGCTTGAGGGTGTCAGTATATTTGCTCAGACCGACGAACGTACGCGCGGCGAGATGTCGTCAACCCTCATTAAACTCGGGCTATCCACACTGGCTTTGATCGCAGCCCTGTCGGGCACGGCGGTAATTCTTCTGCGGATGTACCGGCGCGGGAAAATAGCCGCCGAAGAGAACGAAGTGATGCGCAACCGGTTCGAGGCAATGGTCAGCTCGTCGCTGGACGCCATTCTTGTGATTGACCCCAAAGGACAAATTATCGCCTTCAATGGCGCGGCTACCGAAGTTTTCGGCTATGAACGGGAAGAGGCCATGGGACAAAACATGGCTGATCTTATCGTGCCGGAACACTTGCGCGAAGCCCATACCAAAGGCATGCAACGGTATCTGACAACAGGCGAAAAACGGGTCATCGGTGCCGGTCGCGTGCGCTTGGAAGCTTTGCACAAGTCTGGTCGCATCTTTCCGGTGGAATTGTCGATTTCTGCCGCCGAACACCAAAACCGAACGGTACTCGTCTCCTTCCTTCGAGATATCTCCAAGCAAGTTGAAGACGAAGCGGAGCTGGTGCGCGCGCGCGACGAAGCTCAGGCAGGTGAGCAAGCCAAAGCCGAGCTTCTGACAGTAATGAGCCACGAAATGCGCACACCGCTAAACGGTATTCTGGGTTCGTTGGACCTTATCGATCGCGGCAATCTCAGCGCTGATCAGATGCGGTATCTAGAGGCCATCAAAGTATCCGGCGACTTGCTTTTGGGGCACGTGAATGACGTTTTGGACGTATCACGCCTGGATGCAATGGACGACGCACCTCAAACGGCGCCGTTTGAACTATCGAAAATGGCACAGGCGCTTCTGGATAGTTTGTTGGCCAATGCCAAAACCCGCGGGAACAGCTTGAACCTGTCACTTTGCTCTGATGATCTGACCACAGTTTCCGGCGATGAACTGCGCCTCAAGCAGTGCCTGCTCAACTTGCTTGGAAATGCGAACAAGTTCACAACAAACGGTGAGATTTCGCTGGAGATCGAGAGACAGAAGTCCAACCCGGATATCGTCGAGTTCCGCGTGTCAGACACCGGCATAGGGATAGCGGAAGCGGACCTCGAAAGAATATTCGAGGACTTTGTAAAGATCGACTCCGGCTATGCGCGGCGAGACTCCGGAACCGGACTGGGCCTGGCAATTACCAAACGGCTCGTCACCGGTATGGGCGGGTCAATCTTTGCAGATAGCTTCGAAGGCGAAGGCAGCCTGTTTACAATGCAAATCCCCCTACCCCTGGTAGAGGCAGGCGCCCATGCCACACCAGAGATCAACGCCAAGTCCGACATCACAGCAATCACTTGTCTTGTCGTCGACGACAATTCCATCAACCGGATGATTGCTGCGGACATGCTAAGGTCGCGGGGCGTGGAAGTGTTCGAGGCGACTGGCGGATTGGACGCCATCGAGCAGAGTCAAAAGCGTGCGTTTGAATTGATCCTGATGGACATCAGCATGCCGGAAGTGGATGGATTGGAAGCGCTGGCGCGCATACGCGCAGGCGATGGGCCGAACAAGGAAACACGCATCGTTGCCCTGACCGCACACGCTGCGCCGGAAGACAAAGAGCGTATTCTAGCGGCTGGTTTTGAAAGCGTTATTACCAAGCCACTGACGCAGCGCGCCATTGCCAAGCTTATTGTTGCTTCTGCAACGTCCGAAGAGGAAAAAGCCGGACCAGACGAGATAATCGCGCTGCTGGGGCAAGAGCGCTACGACGCGGCACTCGACGAATTCAAAGGCGACCTAAGAGCTTTCGAGGCGCGTATTTCTGATGCGCATTCGCCAAGCGAGGACCTCGCGCAAGAAGCACACATGTTGGTAGGAGCGGCCTCTGTTCTGGGCCTTGGCAACCAATGGGAGTGTCTGCGTCAGGTCGAACGGGCAAAAGAACCGGACTGGACCACGGCAAAGGCGGAAGCTTTGGCGGCAATCCGGAACGCAGACCTTTAGCGCCTATTTCTGCAAAATCGCGCTTTCCCACTCTGACAGGAATGCCTGACGCTTCAATTGATCCAGAAAAACCAGCAAGCCAGGTCCGATGCGGATACGGTTCAGCGCTGTTGCCGCGTCATCCATACCGAGAACCGGATCGGTCAACAGGGCACCGCCTCTCCCATGCGCACGCGCAAGCATGTGATCGATGAACCTTCCGGCCATTTCCGGGCTCTCTGCGTTTTGCGGTATCATCGCCGTGCGCAACATGAC
This genomic window from Shimia isoporae contains:
- a CDS encoding oxidoreductase, with protein sequence MFKRTLGTLLTAATLCLSTTAWAAPLASPENEVILTVSGELAQVNAGGTAQFDLAMIKGLPAVELVTETIWTEGSQTFVGTPLHEITTALGVEAGTLKAYAVNDYAVEIPVTDAVEGGPIVAYLHNGAEMSLRDKGPLWIIYPYDTNPSYKSETYYSRSIWQLDRIEVIPAQ
- a CDS encoding hybrid sensor histidine kinase/response regulator, producing the protein MVVVFLTQSIVLGRVVREQLDRLATARTDNVQWNLAQIEVDLLQLQLAMERANVEGIPALREMRKRFDIFYSRHAIISQSPIYAELRENARNKVRLRYFKAYLDQAIPLVDGPDEILLTRMDDLLAASDILHRDVRALALEGVSIFAQTDERTRGEMSSTLIKLGLSTLALIAALSGTAVILLRMYRRGKIAAEENEVMRNRFEAMVSSSLDAILVIDPKGQIIAFNGAATEVFGYEREEAMGQNMADLIVPEHLREAHTKGMQRYLTTGEKRVIGAGRVRLEALHKSGRIFPVELSISAAEHQNRTVLVSFLRDISKQVEDEAELVRARDEAQAGEQAKAELLTVMSHEMRTPLNGILGSLDLIDRGNLSADQMRYLEAIKVSGDLLLGHVNDVLDVSRLDAMDDAPQTAPFELSKMAQALLDSLLANAKTRGNSLNLSLCSDDLTTVSGDELRLKQCLLNLLGNANKFTTNGEISLEIERQKSNPDIVEFRVSDTGIGIAEADLERIFEDFVKIDSGYARRDSGTGLGLAITKRLVTGMGGSIFADSFEGEGSLFTMQIPLPLVEAGAHATPEINAKSDITAITCLVVDDNSINRMIAADMLRSRGVEVFEATGGLDAIEQSQKRAFELILMDISMPEVDGLEALARIRAGDGPNKETRIVALTAHAAPEDKERILAAGFESVITKPLTQRAIAKLIVASATSEEEKAGPDEIIALLGQERYDAALDEFKGDLRAFEARISDAHSPSEDLAQEAHMLVGAASVLGLGNQWECLRQVERAKEPDWTTAKAEALAAIRNADL